The following proteins come from a genomic window of Terriglobia bacterium:
- a CDS encoding MATE family efflux transporter, which produces MEPSAPGPTVIAAEGAAREEAARLIRLASPVVVAYLGTVAMGTVDAMMVGRLGTGALAAVTLANTWNFGIVIVALGAARALDPVVAQAHGAGDRRTVGAGLSLGVAMAALLTLPIFALFSFAEPSLALFGQPQELLAPAGSYCRALLLGVPGLLAFAVCRQFTQALGVMRPGTIAVLLANLVNAGLNWVLIYGKLGMPALGVLGSGYATAVAQWFMLAALLFFGRRSFRGHWLGWRAPLAWSALCRLLGIGLALGLQVGLEVWAFLAAGLMMGRLGAVPLAAHAIAMNLATVSFMVPNALGAASATRVGHLFGAGLHWARTARVALGLAVGFMLVPAAAFALAPAALAGLYTPDATVIALAATLLPLAGAFQVFDGTQVVSFGVLRGVGDVHLPSAANLVGYWLVGLPVGWALAFRAGWGARGVWAGLVLALAAVAALLVLRLAGVARAGRSRLLVGPS; this is translated from the coding sequence AGCCTTCCGCACCGGGACCGACCGTGATCGCCGCCGAGGGCGCGGCACGGGAAGAAGCCGCGCGCCTGATCCGGCTCGCCTCGCCCGTCGTGGTCGCTTACCTCGGGACGGTCGCGATGGGGACCGTGGACGCGATGATGGTGGGGCGCCTCGGGACGGGCGCGCTCGCCGCGGTCACGCTGGCGAACACCTGGAACTTCGGCATCGTGATCGTCGCCCTCGGCGCCGCGCGCGCCCTCGACCCCGTGGTGGCCCAGGCCCACGGCGCCGGAGATCGCCGGACCGTCGGCGCGGGGCTCTCCCTCGGGGTCGCGATGGCGGCGCTCCTGACGCTGCCGATCTTCGCGCTCTTCTCGTTCGCCGAGCCGTCGCTCGCCCTCTTCGGCCAGCCGCAGGAACTCTTGGCGCCCGCGGGGTCGTACTGCAGGGCGCTCCTCCTGGGCGTGCCCGGCCTGCTCGCGTTCGCGGTCTGCCGCCAGTTCACCCAGGCGCTGGGGGTCATGCGGCCGGGGACGATCGCGGTGCTGCTCGCGAATCTCGTGAACGCCGGGCTCAACTGGGTGCTGATCTACGGCAAGCTCGGGATGCCCGCGCTGGGCGTGCTCGGCTCGGGATACGCCACCGCGGTGGCGCAGTGGTTCATGCTCGCGGCGCTCCTCTTCTTCGGCCGACGGAGCTTCAGGGGACACTGGCTCGGCTGGCGCGCGCCGCTCGCGTGGTCGGCGCTCTGTCGCCTGCTGGGCATCGGTCTCGCCCTGGGGCTCCAGGTCGGTCTCGAGGTCTGGGCGTTTCTCGCCGCGGGCCTCATGATGGGGCGGCTCGGGGCCGTGCCGCTCGCCGCCCACGCGATCGCGATGAACCTGGCGACGGTCTCGTTCATGGTCCCGAACGCCCTCGGCGCCGCTTCCGCGACCCGAGTGGGCCATCTGTTCGGCGCGGGCCTCCATTGGGCGCGCACCGCGAGGGTCGCGTTGGGACTCGCCGTGGGATTCATGCTGGTTCCCGCGGCGGCGTTCGCCCTGGCTCCCGCCGCGCTGGCCGGGCTGTACACCCCCGATGCCACGGTGATCGCGCTGGCGGCCACGCTCCTGCCGCTGGCCGGCGCGTTCCAGGTGTTCGACGGCACCCAGGTGGTCTCGTTCGGCGTCCTTCGCGGAGTCGGCGACGTGCACCTGCCTTCCGCGGCAAACCTCGTCGGCTACTGGCTCGTCGGGCTGCCGGTGGGGTGGGCCCTGGCGTTCCGCGCCGGCTGGGGCGCGCGGGGCGTCTGGGCCGGTCTCGTCCTGGCGCTCGCGGCCGTGGCCGCCCTCCTCGTGCTGCGGCTCGCGGGGGTCGCTCGCGCCGGCCGGAGCCGGCTCCTCGTCGGTCCGTCCTGA
- a CDS encoding carboxypeptidase-like regulatory domain-containing protein, translating to MRRAARIAVAAVALTASFWAARPAETVSTGSRTARLEGTASLDRHRRVVGAAVVAGTRAGRSLFWLTSTDDKGLFIFDALPEGTYRVELRRDGLEPVVKEGIEVRFPFRAVVEVTLSPRATGRAAAGHDAAAVGKRVRLTGIVTVRGAGPLPEARVRLIRTDGTEDPRATLTQRDGSFAVEDVPAGECGIEVLGPGYLPVRTALDLAEDASVEAILVPQPANYVAPAIDLLPQEEAIPPHAR from the coding sequence ATGCGACGAGCCGCTCGGATCGCCGTGGCCGCGGTCGCCTTGACGGCGTCCTTCTGGGCCGCGCGCCCCGCGGAAACCGTCTCCACGGGGTCCCGCACCGCGCGGCTCGAGGGGACCGCGTCGCTCGACCGGCACCGCCGGGTCGTGGGTGCCGCGGTCGTCGCCGGCACCCGAGCCGGGCGCTCCCTCTTCTGGCTCACGTCGACCGACGACAAGGGCCTGTTCATCTTCGACGCGCTTCCCGAGGGGACCTATCGCGTCGAGCTGAGGCGCGACGGGCTCGAACCCGTGGTCAAGGAAGGTATAGAGGTGCGCTTCCCGTTCCGCGCGGTCGTGGAGGTGACGCTCTCTCCCCGGGCGACCGGGCGGGCCGCGGCGGGGCACGACGCCGCGGCGGTCGGCAAGCGCGTCCGACTGACCGGGATCGTGACCGTCAGGGGAGCGGGACCGCTCCCGGAGGCTCGGGTGCGGCTCATCCGGACCGACGGGACCGAGGACCCGCGAGCCACGCTCACGCAGCGGGACGGGTCGTTCGCCGTCGAGGACGTTCCCGCGGGGGAGTGCGGCATCGAGGTCCTCGGTCCCGGCTACCTCCCCGTGCGGACGGCACTCGATCTGGCCGAGGATGCGAGCGTCGAGGCGATCCTGGTCCCTCAGCCGGCGAACTACGTCGCCCCGGCGATCGACCTCCTCCCGCAGGAAGAGGCGATCCCGCCTCACGCGAGGTGA
- a CDS encoding VWA domain-containing protein — protein MIRRSLLGLLGAAVLAASLAPPALAQDAERRRGFAIQITSPASQDIVLGKTRIAAKVRIDRPEDVDRVEFLVNDAVVFVDREPPYECFHDFGETPRSFVIRAVAYHKEGITVSDAVVTRKIEVAYFEQVNRVILWASVTDRKDQFVSGLGRDDFRVIEDGNEQTVQEFTAEDRPIALAILLDTSGSMKERMKQVHAAAGAFVDTLRPEDRALVIAFDDKVFLLQDLTADRDALKDAITSTEAIGATAIYDALHAAFRKLRGIPGRKAIILLSDGDDTSSQAGYARVLEEAKAQNVLIYGIGLGIGMLDRGRKNVLKEFSDVTGGRAYFVKEAKDLAGAYQQIADELRHEYYLTYSTSNTTWDGRWIKVEVEARNSDYSVRARRGFFAVRAAAAGSTP, from the coding sequence GTGATCCGCCGCTCGCTCCTCGGCCTTCTGGGCGCGGCCGTTCTCGCCGCGTCCCTCGCTCCGCCCGCCCTGGCGCAGGACGCGGAGCGGCGCCGCGGCTTCGCGATCCAGATCACGAGCCCGGCGAGCCAGGACATCGTCCTCGGAAAGACCCGGATCGCCGCGAAGGTGAGGATCGACCGGCCGGAGGACGTGGACCGCGTCGAGTTCCTGGTCAACGACGCGGTGGTCTTCGTGGACCGGGAGCCCCCCTACGAGTGCTTTCACGACTTCGGCGAGACGCCGCGCTCGTTCGTGATCCGCGCCGTCGCGTACCACAAGGAGGGGATCACGGTCAGCGACGCCGTGGTCACGCGGAAGATCGAGGTCGCCTACTTCGAGCAGGTGAACCGGGTCATCCTCTGGGCCAGCGTCACCGACAGGAAGGACCAGTTCGTCTCCGGCCTCGGCCGCGACGACTTCCGCGTCATCGAGGACGGCAACGAGCAGACGGTGCAGGAGTTCACCGCGGAGGACCGCCCGATCGCCCTCGCGATCCTGCTGGACACCTCCGGGTCGATGAAGGAGCGGATGAAGCAGGTCCACGCCGCCGCGGGCGCTTTCGTGGACACCCTGCGCCCCGAGGACCGCGCCCTGGTGATCGCGTTCGACGACAAGGTGTTCCTCCTGCAGGACCTGACCGCCGACCGGGACGCGCTCAAGGACGCGATCACGAGCACCGAGGCGATCGGGGCCACCGCGATCTACGACGCGCTCCACGCCGCGTTCCGCAAGCTCCGGGGGATCCCCGGACGGAAGGCGATCATCCTGCTGTCGGACGGCGACGACACCTCGAGCCAGGCCGGGTACGCCCGCGTGCTGGAGGAGGCCAAGGCGCAGAACGTTCTGATCTACGGCATCGGCCTCGGCATCGGCATGCTGGACCGCGGTCGGAAGAACGTCCTCAAGGAGTTCTCGGACGTGACCGGGGGACGCGCGTACTTCGTCAAGGAGGCGAAGGACCTCGCCGGCGCTTACCAGCAGATCGCGGACGAGCTGCGCCACGAGTACTACCTGACCTACTCGACATCGAACACGACCTGGGACGGCCGCTGGATCAAGGTCGAGGTCGAGGCGAGGAATTCCGACTACTCGGTGCGCGCACGTCGCGGGTTCTTCGCGGTCCGCGCCGCCGCCGCGGGCTCGACCCCTTAG